Proteins found in one Diorhabda carinulata isolate Delta chromosome 11, icDioCari1.1, whole genome shotgun sequence genomic segment:
- the LOC130899496 gene encoding LIM and SH3 domain protein Lasp, with product MSKKCARCEKTVYPTEELKCLDKVWHKLCFKCKDCGMALNMRNYKGFNKEPYCEAHIPKAKATTMAETPELKRIAENTKLQSNVKYHADFEKSKGKFTQVADDPEMLRIKQNTKIISNVAYHGDLLRKAEMEQKRQIGDNSNGFKDPDVKNANHPSPPAYNPPPSSSNTPALVPNSVGKISDYDPQGSAGQFQSPYSSRNSQTLIYSSDVGSVTNPPQRHIGSVHDMDPVNHNYGSLGRVYRAMYDYEAQDVDEVSFQDGDLIINVRSIDSGWMTGEVQRTGQVGMLPANYVQMVNI from the exons aTGAGTAAAAAGTGCGCGAGGTGTGAAAAAACCGTTTATCCTACAGAAGAACTAAAGTGCTTGGACAAG GTTTGGCATAAGCTATGTTTCAAATGCAAGGACTGTGGAATGGCATTAAACATGAGGAACTACAAGGGTTTCAACAAGGAACCATATTGCGAGGC tcACATTCCCAAAGCGAAAGCAACGACGATGGCTGAAACCCCCGAATTGAAACGTATAGCTGAAAATACCAAACTTCAATCCAATGTGAAATATCATGCGGATTTTGAAAAGAGTAAAGGCAAGTTCACGCAGGTCGCGGACGATCCGGAAATGTtaagaatcaaacaaaatacaAAGATAATTAGCAACGTAGCATATCATGGTGATCTTTTAAGGAAAGCTGAGATGGAACAGAAGAGGCAAATCGGTGATAATTCAAACG GTTTCAAAGATCCCGATGTTAAAAACGCCAATCATCCCTCGCCGCCGGCTTACAATCCCCCGCCTTCTTCATCTAATACACCCGCTCTAGTTCCGAATAGCGTCGGCAAAATCAGCGATTACGATCCTCAAGGATCAGCCGGACAATTTCAGAGCCCTTATTCCTCGAGAAATTCACAGACGCTCATCTATTCATCAGATGTCGGAAGCGTAACTAATCCACCTCAACGGCATATAG GTTCTGTTCATGATATGGATCCCGTAAACCATAATTATGGTTCGTTGGGTCGTGTATACCGCGCCATGTACGATTACGAAGCTCAAGATGTCGACGAAGTCAGTTTTCAAGATGgagatttaataataaacgtAAGGAGCATCGATAGTGGATGGATGACTGGGGAGGTGCAACGTACTGGACAAGTGGGAATGCTTCCTGCTAATTACGTTCAGATGGTTAATATCTGA
- the LOC130899477 gene encoding uncharacterized protein LOC130899477: MNDDDSIKSNTINVSERLENSVNTDIIPDIPQDIIFPNELNNYLREQLRFYVQKNGLLQQNLEDLEIRYSQSKENLEKLVEKLNNYEKVADKTKFANSSQVATYKIVELSKKLREKNSEMESLKTKFSKMEKYAFDLKQQLENEYPVQVKEIANHETSPGTTSEEETKKLNEKITTLTNKLAESNNSNLQLKNEIKLAKKIVQQETGDNFENLQSLNNSNGWRGRAQTIIDLQQKNAELKEKLKVAQANNPVEVMPNLPNKSENLLIALTKEHDELKLKYEEIKKKHDVLKARHKVIDIDYTLLKSKSAMLKEQATRDQEIITSLLGQLNTSKEMKNDLVSQKERTITKLQTEKKILLQEIEEYKSVIKQHQDKLKEKENKISEQTINDKEKSNTVGPVCDEKLLEFIQQCNQKLKAEREAHAKTQNLLKIEKQKVVKGEAALARLELEVSTRSTYSSTSTLRALDTSLKDKLELAEEQIKALQTRLEIEQMERKNDLQQFGQILKSYETKNTTSE, from the exons ATGAACGATGATGATTCAATTAAATCGAACACAATAAATGTCTCGGAGAGATTGGAAAATTCTGTAAACACAGATATAATTCCGGATATACCACAAGATATAATATTCCCAAACGAATTGAATAACTATTTAAGGGAGCAATTAAGg ttttacgtACAGAAAAATGGTTTATTACAACAAAATCTCGAAGATCTCGAAATTAGATACAGTCAAAgtaaagaaaatttggaaaaattagtagaaaaacttaataattatgaaaaagttGCCGATAAAACGAAATTTGCTAATTCGTCTCAAGTAGCTACGTATAAAATAGTAGaattaagtaaaaaattgaGGGAGAAAAATTCCGAAATGGAATCCCTCAAGactaaattttcgaaaatggaaaaatatgctTTCGATTTAAAACAACAGTTAGAAAATGAGTATCCAGTACAAG taaaagaaaTAGCAAATCATGAAACGTCCCCCGGTACGACATCGGAAGAAGAAACAAAGAAACTGAACGAAAAAATAACAACTCTCACGAATAAATTAGCAGAATCTAATAATTCGAATTTGCAACTAAAGAACGAAATTAAATTAGCCAAAAAGATTGTTCAACAAGAAACTggtgataattttgaaaatttgcaaaGTTTAAATAACTCAAATGGTTGGAGGGGTCGCGCGCAAACAATTATAGATCTTCAACAAAAAAACGCAgagttaaaagaaaaattaaaagttgCTCAAG CTAACAATCCGGTAGAAGTGATGCCAAATCTCCCCAATAAATCCGAGAATCTATTAATTGCTTTAACAAAAGAACACgatgaattgaaattaaaatacgaagaaataaaaaagaaacacgACGTCTTAAAAGCCAGACATAAGGTGATCGATATTGATTACACATTGCTAAAATCTAAATCGGCAATGCTTAAAGAACAAGCTACTAGAGACCAAGAAATTATAACTTCACTTTTG GGACAACTAAATACttcaaaagaaatgaaaaatgatttagttTCACAAAAGGAACGTActataacaaaacttcaaactgagaaaaaaatactgttgcAAGAAATAGAAGAATATAAATCCGTGATTAAACAACATCAAGATAAACttaaagaaaaggaaaataaaatttctgagCAAACTATCAATGATAAG GAAAAATCGAATACGGTCGGACCTGTGTGTGACGAGAAacttttagaatttattcaacagtgtaatcaaaaattgaaagcCGAAAGAGAAGCTCACGccaaaactcaaaatttattgaaaatagaaaaacaaaaagtagTGAAAGGTGAAGCAGCTCTAGCGAGATTGGAACTCGAAGTATCTACTAG ATCTACCTACAGTTCAACTAGTACACTGAGAGCTTTGGATACTAGCTTGAAGGATAAATTAGAATTGGCAGAAGAGCAGATAAAAGCGTTACAAACTAGATTGGAGATTGaacaaatggaaagaaaaaatgatttacaacaatttggacaaattttgaaaagttacgAAACCAAAAATACCACTTcggaataa